In one Oscillospiraceae bacterium genomic region, the following are encoded:
- the rplM gene encoding 50S ribosomal protein L13, whose amino-acid sequence MKSTYLMKPSEVQKKWYIIDAEGKVLGRVATQVATILRGKHRPTYTPNVDCGDNVIVINCEKAVLTGKKLDDKFYYRHTGHIGGMKATSYRELMEKKPEQAMMLAIKGMLPKNSLGRKMLTNVRVYRGAEHDNAAQKPEVYNG is encoded by the coding sequence ATGAAAAGCACATATTTAATGAAGCCATCAGAAGTTCAGAAAAAATGGTATATCATTGACGCTGAAGGCAAAGTATTAGGTAGAGTTGCTACTCAGGTTGCAACTATTTTAAGAGGTAAACACCGTCCAACATATACACCAAATGTAGATTGTGGAGATAACGTTATCGTTATTAACTGTGAAAAAGCAGTTTTAACAGGTAAAAAGTTAGATGACAAATTCTATTACAGACATACAGGTCACATCGGTGGTATGAAGGCTACAAGTTACAGAGAATTAATGGAAAAGAAACCGGAACAGGCTATGATGCTTGCTATTAAAGGTATGCTTCCAAAAAATTCTTTAGGTAGAAAAATGCTTACTAATGTAAGAGTATACAGAGGTGCTGAACACGATAATGCTGCTCAGAAACCTGAAGTATACAACGGTTAA
- the rpsI gene encoding 30S ribosomal protein S9, producing MAKVKETFYGTGRRKSSVARVRIVSGKGNIIINDRTIDDYFGLETLKLIVRQPLALTGNEGKIDVIAKVSGGGVTGQAGAIRHGISRALLKLDENLRGDLKKAGFLTRDPRMKERKKYGLKAARRAPQFSKR from the coding sequence ATGGCTAAAGTTAAAGAAACATTCTACGGAACAGGTAGAAGAAAAAGTTCTGTAGCAAGAGTCAGAATAGTTAGCGGTAAAGGTAACATTATCATTAACGACAGAACTATAGATGATTATTTCGGATTAGAAACATTAAAACTTATCGTTCGTCAACCGCTTGCATTAACAGGTAACGAAGGTAAAATCGATGTTATCGCTAAAGTATCCGGCGGCGGAGTAACAGGTCAGGCCGGAGCAATCAGACACGGTATTTCAAGAGCACTTCTTAAATTAGATGAAAACTTAAGAGGCGATCTTAAAAAAGCAGGTTTCTTAACAAGAGACCCAAGAATGAAAGAAAGAAAGAAATACGGCTTAAAAGCTGCTCGTCGTGCACCACAATTTTCAAAGAGATAA
- the radC gene encoding DNA repair protein RadC, which yields MVYMSDNKLHNKHRERVRERYLKEGIDSFEPHQVLELILFYAIARKDTNELAHKLLDKFGNLNSVFEASPKELTKVDGIGEGTAVFLNLFSQVRRKCELDELKNSTYITTSKMSGEFCTKLFSGRLYECFFIVALNGKNKVVNFEKLSEGTIKDVEIYPRKVVSFALQNNAQKIILAHNHPGGLVSPSNDDIDTTDMLKNMLKVIGVELSDHIIVSGDDYSSFKDFDLL from the coding sequence ATGGTATATATGTCAGATAATAAACTTCATAATAAACATCGCGAACGCGTAAGGGAAAGATATTTAAAAGAGGGTATAGATTCATTTGAACCTCATCAGGTACTCGAATTGATATTGTTTTATGCTATCGCAAGAAAAGATACAAACGAACTTGCTCACAAACTCTTAGATAAATTCGGTAATTTGAACAGTGTGTTTGAAGCGTCCCCGAAAGAACTTACAAAAGTTGATGGAATAGGCGAGGGAACAGCGGTTTTTCTAAATCTTTTTTCTCAGGTAAGAAGAAAGTGCGAACTGGATGAACTTAAAAATTCAACTTATATTACCACTTCTAAAATGTCAGGGGAATTTTGTACAAAACTTTTTTCGGGAAGACTTTACGAATGCTTTTTTATAGTTGCGTTAAATGGTAAGAATAAAGTTGTAAATTTTGAAAAATTAAGCGAAGGCACAATAAAAGATGTTGAGATATATCCACGAAAAGTAGTTTCTTTTGCTTTGCAGAATAATGCTCAAAAGATTATACTTGCACATAATCATCCAGGAGGTCTTGTGTCACCATCTAACGATGATATAGATACTACGGATATGCTTAAAAACATGCTCAAGGTAATAGGTGTGGAATTATCTGATCATATAATAGTGTCAGGTGATGATTATTCAAGTTTTAAAGATTTTGATTTGTTGTAG